The Melopsittacus undulatus isolate bMelUnd1 chromosome 26, bMelUnd1.mat.Z, whole genome shotgun sequence DNA segment gggtcctatggggtcatATGGGGGGGTCCTATAGGGTTCCTATGGGGCTGAGTCCCTATAGGGGTCCTATAGGGTCCTATGGGGCgggggtgtccctatggggtcctatggggggggcCTATAGGGGTTCCTATGGTGGGGGAGTCCctataggggttctatgggtgGGGGGCCCTATAGGGGTCCCTATAGGGGTTCCTATGGGGGGTCCTATGGAGGAGTCCCTATagggggttcctatggggcgggggggtccctatggggtcctatggggggggccctatggggtcctatggggtgggggggtcctatagggggttcctatggggggGGTTCCATATAGGGGGTCCCTATGGCGTCCTATGGGGCGgggggggtccctataggggttctatgggggggggctccctatggggtcctatgggggggggcCCTATAGGGGTCCTATGGGGCGGGGTCcctatgggatcctatggggggTGCCCTAtaggggtcctatggggggggtTCTTATGGGGTCctgtggggcggggggggccctataCGGGAttcctatgggggggggtcactatatgggtcctatgggggggggggctataggggtccTATTGGGCgggggtgtccctatggggtcctatgaGGGGGGTCCCTATACGGGTCCCtatgtggggctgccccataagtgctTATGGGTCCCCGAGCACCCATTGGggctgttcccccccccccgtgtcattGGTTCCGTCCTATGGGGCCCATGGACCTCGCCCCACTCAGGAATGTCCCATTggcaccagtaacaccagtgccCGCCCAGTAACTCCCAGTCCCCTCCCAGTAACTCCCAGTCCCCTCCCAGTAACTCCCAGTCCCCTCCCAGTAACTCCCAGTCCCCTCCCATTAACACCAGTCCCCTCCCAGTAACTCCCAGTCCCCTCCCAGTAACACCAGTTCCCTCCCAGTAACTCCCAGTCCCCTCCCAGTAACACCAGTCCCCTCCCATTAACACCAGTGCCCTCCCAGTAACACCAGTTTCCGCCCAGTAACGTGTTCCTGCAGGATGGAGTGGGGGAGCTTGAGCGTACTGGTCATACTGGGAGGTACTGGGAggaactgggatgaactgggaggGGATTGGGATGAACTAGGAGGGAACTGGGAGGAACTGGGAGGAACTGGGAGGAATTGGGATGAACTGGGAGCAACTGGGAGGAACTGGGAGGGTATCTGGAggaactgggatgaactgggaggAACTGGGAGGGGATTGGGATGAACTGGGAGCAAATGGGAGGAACTGGGAGGGGATTGGGATGAACTAGGAGGGAACTGGGAggaactgggatgaactgggaggaactgggaggaactgggatgaactgggatgaactgggaggaactgggatgaactgggaggaactgggatgaactgggatgaactgggaggaactgggatgaactgggaggaactgggaggaactgggatgaactgggatgaactggggaTGAACtggggatgaactgggatgaactgggatgaactgggatgaactgggagggaactgggatgaactgggatgaactgggaggaactgggatgaactgggatgaactgggatgaactgggatgaactgggacccctctcccccccaaaCTGGTTTTGTCCCCCCAGTTCTGCCCCCAGTAAGAGGGAATCCTCTGCCCCCTGGTGAGtaactgggatgaactgggagcaactgggaggggggaagagCTGGACTGGGAATGGGAGTGGCATAAACTGGGATATAAGAGGTTATACTGGGATATAAtgggttatactgggatataaggggttatactgggatataaggggttatactgggatataaggggttatactgggatataatgggttatactgggatataAGGGGTTATACTGGGATATGATGGGGTTATACTGGGATATGATGgggttatactgggatataaggggttatactgggatataAGGGGTTATACTGGGATCTGATGgggttatactgggatataatggggttatactgggatataATGGGGTTATACTGGGATATGATGGGGTTATACTGGGATATGATGGGGTTATACTGGGATATGATGgggttatactgggatataaggggttatactgggatataAGGGGTTATACTGGGATATGATGGGGTTATACTGGGATATGATGGGGTTATACTGGGGTATAAGGGGTTATACTGGGATATgatggggttataatgggatATGATGGGGTTATAGTGGGATATAAGgggttatactgggatataatggggttatactgggatataATGGGGTTATACTGGGATATGATGgggttatactgggatataATGGGGTTATACTGGGATATGATGGGGTTATACTGGGATCTGATGGGGTTATACTGGGATATGATGGGGTTATACTGGGTTATGATGgggttatactgggatataAGGGGTTATACTGGGATCTGATGgggttatactgggatataatgggttatactgggatataAGGGGTTATACTGGGATATGATGgggttatactgggatataATGGGGTTATACTGGGATATGATGgggttatactgggatataAGGGGTTATACTGGGATATGATGgggttatactgggatataaggggttatactgggatataATGGGTTATACTGGGTTGTAATGGGTTATACTGGTATCTTCCCATTCCCTACAGATACCACCAGTCCCTTCCACTATGGTGagtggggatatggggggggcaGCCCTATGGGGTGAGATGGGGGGACCCCATTGGAGGTCATTATGGGATGtcccaatgggacccaatgggggATACCATTGATGACCCTATGGGGGTGTCCTTAAGGACCCCAATGGGGGATACCATTGATGACCCCAATGGGGGATCCCATTGATGACCCTATAGGGGTGTCATTGAGGACCCCAATGGGGGATACCATTGATGACCCTATAGGGGTGTCATTAAGGACCCTATGGGGTGTACCATTGATGACCCTATAGGGGTGTCATTGATAACCCTATGGGGTGTACCATTGATGACCCTATGGGGGTGTCATTGATGACCCTATGGGGTGTACCATTGATGACCCTATAGGGGTGTCATTGATGACCCTATGGGGGTGTCATTAAGGACCCTATGGGGTGTACCATTGATGACCCTATAGGGGTGTCATTGATGACCCTATGGGGTGTACCATTGATGACCCTATAGGGGtgaccccatatcccccccagATTGGCATCGCCTGCGTGTGGCTGGGCTGGTGGTGGCTGCTGTCCTATGTGTGATGGGCATCATCATCCTCCTCAGTGAGTGTCTATGGGGGACCCCAAATGTCTATGGGGGACCCCAatgtcaatggggtcaatgggggggtccttGTGTCAATGGGGGACCCCAATGTCTATGGGGACCCCAAAtgtcaatggggaccccaaatgtcaatggggaccccaaatGTCTATTGGGGTCATTGTGTCAGTGGGGTCCCCAAGTGTCAATGGGGGACCCCAAGTGTCAATGGGAACCCCAAATGTCAATGGGGGGTCCCCAAatgtcaatgggggggtcattGTGTTAATGGGGACCCCAAATGTCAATGGAGACCCCAagtgtcaatgggggggtcattGTGTTAATGGGGACCCCAAATGTCAATGGGGGACCCCAAATGTCAATGGTGGTCATTGtgtcaatggggaccccaaatGTCAATGGGGGACCCCAAATGTCAATGGGGAGACCCCAAATGTCAATGGGGGACCCCAAAAGTCAATGGGGGTCATTGTGTTAATGGGGTCCCCAAATGTCTATGGGGGACCCCAAtgtcaatggggaccccaaatgtcaatggggaccccaaatGTCAATGGGAGGGTCATTGTGTTAATGGGGTCCCCAAATGTCTATGGGGGACCCCAAATGTCAATGGGGGTCATTGTGTCAATGGGGTCCCCAAAtgtcaatggggaccccaaatGTCAATGGGGGTCATTGTGTTAATGGGGACCCCAAGTGTCAATGGGGGACCCCAAGtgtcaatggggaccccaaatgtctatgggggtcattgtgtcaatgggggggtcattGTGTTAATGGGGACCCCAAATGTCTATGGGGACCCCAAATGTCTATGGGGACCCCAAATGTCAATGGGGGGTCATTGTGTCAATGGGGGGTCCCCATatgtcaatgggggggtccccttGGGCTCAGTGTCCCCTATGGGGTTGACGTGGTCACCTCTTGTGCCCCATTACCAGGTGGGAAGTGCAAGTGTGGGAGCAAAGCCAGGtatggatatgggatatggggtatggggtatgggatatggggtatggggtatgggatatggggtatggggtatgggatatggggtatgggatatgggatatggggtatggggtatgggatatggggtatgggatatgggatatggggtatgggatatgggatatggggtatgggatatggggtatgggatatggggtatggggtatgggatatgggatatggggtatgggatatggggtatggggtgtggggtatgggatatggggtatgggatatggggtatggggtatgggatatggggtatggggtatggggtatgggatatgggatatggggtatgggatatggggtatggggtatgggatatgggatatggggtatgggatatgggatatggggtatgggatatggggtatgggatatggggtatggggtatgggatatggggtatggggtatgggatatatgggatatgggatatggggtatggggtatggggtatgggatatggggtatgggatatggggtatggggtatgggatatgggatatggggtatgggatatggggtatggggtgtggggtatgggatatgggatatggggtatgggatatggggtatgggatatgggatatggggtatgggatatatggggtatgggatatgggatatggggtatgggatatatgggatatgggatatggggtatgggatatggggtatggggtgtggggtatgggatatggggtatggggtatgggatatgggtcATGTTTGATGCCAACCCCTCCCCCACAGCCGCCGTTGTCCCCCCCCGGACTCCTCCCACCTCATGGCTCATGGTACGTCCCATGTATCCCCCATCTATGGGGTCACCCCATAGAGACAATGGGggtccccatagaccccataacCCAATGCTATGGGTCCCCCATTGacccacatctccccatagGAACCAGCAGCACGTGTTGAGgtgaccccattgtccccaatGGATATGGGGCATATATGGGGGGGATGGTCGTTTTGGGGTGAAACCCTCCgaaaacagcaagaaatggGACATTGAGTAAAAAGTGATGGTTTAATGGGGACATTGTGGTTATtatgggaaggaggaggggatatggggtcaatggggttaatggggataTGGGGTCGATGGTggtcaatggggacatggggtcGATGGTGGccaatggggacatggggtcaatggggacatggggtcGATGGTggccaatggggtcaatggggacatgggattGATGGTGGCACCAGTACATGCCATGGGTGTTCAATGGTGGCCAATGGTGGCCAATGGTGCCATTGGGTCAATGGGGCCACCAGGAGATGCCATTGGTGGTCAATGGTGGCCAATGGGGACATTGGGTCCATGGTGGCACCAGGAGATGCCATAGGTGGTCAATGGTGGCCAATGGTGGTCCATGGTGCCATAGGGTCAATGGTGGCACCAGGAGATGCTATGGGTGGTCAATGGTGGTCAATGGTGGTCAATGGTGCCATAGGGTCAATGGTGGCACCAGGACATCCCATAGGTGGTCAATGGTGTCCAATGGTGGCCAATGGTGGCCAATGGTGGCCAATGGTGGTCAATGGTGGTCAATGGTGGTCAATGGTGGTCAATGGTGCCATTGGGTCAATGGTGGCACCAGTACATCCCATAGGTGCTCAATGGTAGCCAATGGCAGTACCTCGacctccctgtgccccatagcccccataggaccccccataacccccataggacaccccattacccccataggacaccccatagcccccataggaccccccattgcccctcacGCCCCCATATCAATAGTAACCTGCCTATAGATCTGCGTGGCCCCCTTGAAGCTGGAGGCCACCAGGAAGtgcctgtgccccatagatatGGGGGCGAAGGAGCGCGGCGATGGGGCCAGGAGCTCCTGCATGGGCTCCAGCTGCCCCACAGGCCCCAGGCGGTACATGTGGGTCAGGGCATAGTGGTTGCCAATGGGGCCATTGAGTCCATGGTGGCCAATGGTGGCCAATGGTGGTCAATGGTGGCCAATGGTGGTCAATGGTGGCCAATGGTGCCATTGGGTCAATGGTGGTCAATGGTGGTCAATGGTGGCCAATGGGGACATTGGGTCAATGgtggtcaatgggggtcaatggtGGTCAATGGTGGTCAATGGTGGTCAATGGTGGCCAATCTGGACATTGGGTCAATGGTGTTCAATGGTGGCCAATGGTGCCACTGGGTCAATGGTGGTCAATGGTGGCCAATGGTGGTCAATGGTGGTCAATGGTGCCACTGGGTCAATGGTGGTCAATGGTGGCCAATGGTGGCCAATGGTGGTCAATGGTGGCCAATGGTGCCATTGGGTTGATGGTGGCACCAGGACATGCCATAGGTGGTCAATGGTAGCCAATGGCACTGCCTCAACGTCcctctgccccataacccccataggaccccccataacccccataggaccccccattacccctcacGCCCCCATATCAATAGTAACCTGCCTATAGATCTGCGTGGCCCCCTTGAAGCTGGAGGCCACCAGGAAGtgcctgtgccccatagatatGGGGGCGAAGGAGCGCGGCGATGGGGCCAGGAGCTCCTGCATGGGCTCCAGCTGCCCCCCAGGCCCCAGGCCGTAGATGTGGGTCAGGGTATAGTGGTTGCCAATGGGGCCATTGGGTCCATGGTGGCCAATGGTGGTCAATGgtggtcaatgggggtcaatggtGGTCAATGGGGCCATTGGGTCAATGGTGGCCAAT contains these protein-coding regions:
- the LOC117437718 gene encoding FXYD domain-containing ion transport regulator 3, with translation MEWGSLSVLVILGVLPPVRGNPLPPDTTSPFHYDWHRLRVAGLVVAAVLCVMGIIILLSGKCKCGSKASRRCPPPDSSHLMAHGTSSTC